In the genome of Arachis hypogaea cultivar Tifrunner chromosome 9, arahy.Tifrunner.gnm2.J5K5, whole genome shotgun sequence, the window CCATGTAAGACTCCAATAGATATTGTGAGGGCAACGGAACCTCAGAAAGAATGTGGTTATACCTATTTGTCCAATGCATCACCCAGTATGAATGAGTCGGTGCCGTGACCTAGTTAAGATTCTTAGGACCTGTCAGGACTTCTCCATGCACCTTGTCCAGATTCCGTTCCTGATTAGGTACTCCCTGGACAAAACTGAATTGTCGCCTAATCCTATCGGTAGCATGCCACTCGATGCATTCGAATGACACCAACGGCACTGTTGCGCTCCAGACAACCGATTGCATGTAGATTTTAGGAGGAATTATATTCGGATCTACGCGATCCACAGAATAAGCAGCCCACACAAACTGCCAATCATAAATGAAACTCATAATTACAACCCACATCACAGTTACAATACCAATGCTTCATCATATTTAGCTAAACACTAAATCCGAAAGTAATGCATCTTTAATGAAAACTAACCTGGCCTTCCTaaagttcatcaaaggccttCCTAAAGTGACTTAGTGTCAGATATCTATATCGTCGGTCACCAcgctcccagttacgccacctaatatgatatatttatttagtgCAACTGAATTCTAAATATCAAGAAACGGATACATTGTAACATAATATTACCTGTTTGCTAGCGAAAAACTGCGGGGTTCCCTAGGAAGCGGCGATAGATAAGGCAGTCGGATCCAAGCCCATCCGAGCAGAAGTGTTAGTGGACCATCGATTTTCTTGCAGTTAAAGCGAGATGCTCTGCATAATGCCCTGTAGAGGTATGCTAAGCATGCTGATCCCCAGCTGTACTGTCCAATACTACCGAAATCACGAAGCAATGATAGAAACTTCCAGTGCACAGTTGCCCCAGATTTATCCCCAAACAAGATCGTCCCGATCAGCAACATAATGTGGCACTTCACATACCTACGTATACTTATCTCATCAGTCAACTGTAAATTTTCTTTTAGATCGCGCAGCCACGTCAGTTTTATGCAACATCCTCTACACTCTTCCTTACACGGTGCAACTCCAAATTGATCCAAACACTCAGCCTGCAACGCTTCAAAACTACTCATTGTCATCCCCGTGACTGGAAGACCATCCGTCAGAAGACCAAGAATTAAAGCCACGTCTTCAAGAGTTACGGCACATTCACCAATGGGAAGATGAAACGTATGTGTATCTGGGTGCCACCGTTCGATTAGAGCATTCACAAGTGCTTTCTAGCACTGTACTACACCAATCTGAGATGCATGATAAAATCCAGTAACTCGTAAATACTCCTCCACCCGATCGTCGTACCGATCAGGAGGAACTGGATGGTCACAGGTCAACATTCttaatttatacaaaaaatataacaaattattaGTCAACTAATTAACCATTACTAACTTACTACTAGGAGGCaagaaatttttaaatagaacaaATCATTAACAGAATTTGCATAACTAACTCAACAACACATATTAGTGGAAAGCAGACAACATTCATAAATTATTTGACTAAGTCAAAGTAAAACAAATATTTACAACTTCTAAATTGAATTATTAATCcttgaaatttttcaaaactaacaATTAATGACATCAACTAATAAATACATTCCTAATCAATTCTCAATAATATGACAACATTAGATTAGACATgctggttatttatttattttgggtagattccaatttttttaatatataacattataatttgtatttttaattatctattaACTATTACTTAAGTAAACCTAAACAcatatatgtaaattttaaaaaatactaataatcattctcattatcttcCTAAATGCATTTTCTAATAACAATAATGAATAATGAACTTTCtaacaattataattataattaacaaaatcaaactaaatatctgttaaaaattaatactaaccGTTCATGTTTTATTCTTACATTCAATTACTGACAACcacaataatatttaattttctaacaattataactagaaaaaattaaaaaattttcaaaaaaaacgttctacaaaaaattttattaaccaTCCGATTtacattttataatttattttctaaatactAATATTCACTTCACTTCCTAAcactaataaatatatttaaaaaattaaacaaatttaaaaaaataaactgtgTTTGTTTTACATAAATATAACATCATGCTAACTACATTTCCATTTTCAGATTCTATgttacaacaataataaaaattcaggccataacaataataattttcaaaaataaataataaaagaattcagcaaaaaataaaaaaatttaaaaaatagttctAACCATTCTATATATATTTCTAAACTCAAATCCTAACAACAACAGGAATAACTAAATTTTAAGaacaatatttattattataaaaatttaacaaaatattaaataaacttacataatcagAATGGCTGAGATAGTGTCTAATATGAAACTCAGGGTGATCAACATctttgattttatatttctttggcattttttttattttttcagcaAACACACCCACTACCAgcagagaatgaagaagaagaatggaactTGGAGGTTGAGAGTGAATGCTGAGAGTGAAATATCGAATGGTGAGAGTCCCTACTTCATGCACTATGTTGGTAATCAGGGCACCGTTTGAGGAAGTGAGGGTTGCACGATGCGTGTCTACATAGCCACAAAACGGATCATCCGTGTTGTGAGCTACATATCGCAGGGTCCGAGTTGAGAGCAGCTGCATGTTACACAGTCCGAATTGCACACACCTACTCCCACGGTCCGATTTTCTTCTTAACTGACACCACCCTTTTGTCTAACATCCCTCCTTTCCATAATCGAGTTCAATCCCAGCCTTCCTTccatatagaaattaaaaaacaaatttaagtTGGAGAGAGATGTTAATAGTTGAATTGAACACTAGTAATTAATGTGGTGTGTGTTTGCTTAATTTAATTTTGGAAAGTTAATAAATTGGAGAAAAGATATTGATTGAATTGAACACCTAGTAATTAATGTATTTGCTTAATTTAATTTTGGAAAACTAGAATATAGttggtttgtatttgtattttttatattttataaaaactaaaaaataaaaataaaaaatattataaataaaaaattaaaatataaaccaaACTCATCACCTTTAAATTAACAATGTTGTATTGCACTATATATTAGTATTACTATGCATG includes:
- the LOC140175036 gene encoding serine/threonine-protein phosphatase 7 long form homolog, with translation MLTCDHPVPPDRYDDRVEEYLRVTGFYHASQIDVALILGLLTDGLPVTGMTMSSFEALQAECLDQFGVAPCKEECRGCCIKLTWLRDLKENLQLTDEISIRRYVKCHIMLLIGTILFGDKSGATVHWKFLSLLRDFGSIGQYSWGSACLAYLYRALCRASRFNCKKIDGPLTLLLGWAWIRLPYLSPLPREPRSFSLANSIGIVTVMWVVIMSFIYDWQFVWAAYSVDRVDPNIIPPKIYMQSVVWSATVPLVSFECIEWHATDRIRRQFSFVQGVPNQERNLDKVHGEVLTGPKNLN